One genomic window of Arachis hypogaea cultivar Tifrunner chromosome 8, arahy.Tifrunner.gnm2.J5K5, whole genome shotgun sequence includes the following:
- the LOC112706180 gene encoding uncharacterized protein isoform X1: MATAPEPSASAADDEERRRSLQIESLHLVDFRQLSQSELYALSLTSSPAQHRCQDDAVIPKIDRSVFNESAGSRKQTFSRLRLVPRGKQPKPAPSPPASAAHIPLDEENSKIIEMLQRLFGVESLRTAARDGGGGGTSVGYNALVPFQGEFKSPDPNVFALQNIPICDVADDSAMKKRKRGRPRKNENSMAIVPVASPLPPPPPPKKKEEGEGFVDPVSEEVKKRTVGLENEAQVVEFLEGLKGEWSSQRKKKMTVEASELGSFLPAGWKVLLSVKKRAGRASILCRRYVSPYGQQFESFKEVSAHLLSFCGEDINIVKSSYPDDSPQYNINVPSGSQVLCYGPAGDVKPDADASCLSLASTSVESHHKTQVSVPSSTEREKLNTLNENSSSSLAGGCKLGDSIGGAFDYQTANYQSMMDGTHNVNSVRGCSIEEDRVLNQKTVDIIEVSGAACNPIPLVLPTPVTINECGIIQHCDEMNSVTCIRNGVSDFSTKCHETAPWGNAQTLVDNNGDGVSERLVEDEQNVGSGSNRPFPNAEGKRFLGNNLEISDGKLAKDDKQHILCSDQSEVKDVSSNSQLQSSSDGFSLSPSQKDIKHFSINCSDRMQSFLLTESAIGDCFDGELLPIDKRISLPTGYTNNVSLSTCTEGASDCGGVDDAPNLSVANNVNDNHDPPTVELVTSFAEEKNPLNDQNHRIDYLLQTSSKCNLLTPPDDEQPSIFENLYNISAGTFDDAFMEPQLGLGSHNNDVAVDTYANESIMQGTLQGCESVALGSSVLNPFDKQSDNANKSCLSENAKSEQVDIHQTNSMGMPDFR; encoded by the exons ATGGCGACGGCGCCAGAGCCCTCCGCCTCCGCCGCAGACGACGAGGAACGCCGCCGCTCCCTTCAAATCGAGTCTCTCCATCTCGTGGACTTCCGCCAACTCTCCCAATCGGAGCTTTACGCGCTCTCCCTAACCTCCTCACCCGCCCAACACCGTTGCCAAGACGACGCCGTAATCCCTAAAATCGACCGCTCCGTCTTCAACGAGTCCGCCGGCAGCCGCAAGCAGACGTTCTCCCGCCTTCGCCTCGTACCGCGTGGTAAGCAACCCAAACCCGCCCCTTCCCCTCCCGCCTCCGCCGCCCACATTCCCCTTGACGAAGAAAACTCCAAAATCATAGAAATGCTTCAGAGGCTCTTCGGCGTCGAGTCTCTCCGCACCGCCGCGCGAGACGGCGGGGGAGGAGGCACCAGCGTAGGCTACAACGCACTCGTCCCCTTCCAGGGGGAGTTCAAGTCACCGGACCCGAACGTCTTCGCGCTCCAGAACATTCCGATCTGCGACGTCGCGGACGATAGCGCGATGAAGAAGCGGAAGCGAGGGCGGCCGCGGAAGAACGAGAATTCGATGGCGATTGTGCCAGTAGCATCGCCTCTTCCTCCGCCGCCTCCaccgaagaagaaggaagagggtgAGGGTTTTGTTGACCCGGTTTCGGAAGAGGTGAAGAAGAGGACGGTGGGGTTAGAGAATGAGGCTCAGGTTGTTGAGTTCTTGGAGGGTTTGAAGGGAGAGTGGAGTAgtcaaaggaagaagaaaatgacTGTGGAGGCGAGTGAGCTTGGTTCTTTCTTGCCGGCTGGGTGGAAGGTCTTGCTTTCTGTCAAGAAGAGAGCCGGTCGTGCTTCCATTCTTTGTCGCCGTTACGTAAG CCCTTATGGGCAGCAGTTTGAGTCGTTCAAGGAAGTCTCTGCACACTTGCTTTCGTTTTGTGGAGAAGATATAAATATTGTAAAATCTAGTTATCCCGATGACAGTCCGCAGTATAATATCAATGTGCCATCTGGAAGT CAGGTTCTTTGTTACGGCCCTGCTGGAGACGTAAAGCCTGATGCTGATGCAAGCTGTCTAAGTTTAGCTAGTACATCTGTAGAATCTCACCATAAAACGCAAGTTAGTGTTCCATCATCAACTGAAAGAGAGAAGCTAAACACTCTGAATGAGAATTCCAGTAGCTCTTTGGCTGGGGGTTGTAAATTAGGAGATTCTATTGGTGGAGCCTTTGACTATCAAACTGCAAATTATCAATCCATGATGGATGGTACCCATAATGTAAATTCAGTTCGCGGATGTTCAATTGAGGAGGATAGAGTTCTAAATCAGAAGACAGTTGATATCATTGAAGTTAGTGGTGCTGCCTGCAATCCTATTCCTTTGGTTCTCCCAACTCCTGTCACCATTAATGAGTGTGGTATTATTCAACATTGTGATGAAATGAATTCTGTGACGTGCATAAGAAATGGTGTTAGTGATTTTAGTACCAAATGCCATGAAACTGCTCCCTGGGGAAATGCACAAACACTTGTTGACAACAATGGGGATGGTGTTTCTGAGAGACTAGTGGAAGATGAGCAGAATGTAGGTTCTGGAAGCAACAGGCCTTTTCCAAATGCTGAGGGGAAAAGGTTTTTAGGCAACAATTTAGAGATTAGTGATGGAAAGCTTGCTAAGGATGACAAGCAACACATTTTGTGTAGTGATCAGTCTGAAGTTAAAGATGTTTCTAGTAATTCTCAATTGCAGAGTAGTTCTGATGGATTTTCTCTTTCTCCATCTCAGAAAGATATAAAACATTTTTCTATAAATTGTTCAGACAGAATGCAGAGTTTTTTGCTGACAGAGTCTGCTATCGGAGACTGTTTTGACGGTGAATTATTACCTATTGACAAGAGAATTTCCCTTCCCACTGGCTACACAAATAATGTTTCTTTAAGCACGTGCACAGAAGGTGCCTCTGACTGTGGTGGGGTTGATGATGCCCCTAATCTTTCAGTAGCAAATAATGTCAATGATAATCACGATCCTCCAACTGTTGAGCTTGTGACAAGCTTTGCAGAGGAAAAGAATCCATTGAATGACCAAAATCACAGAATAGACTATTTGTTGCAGACAAGTTCGAAATGTAACTTACTAACTCCTCCTGATGATGAGCAACCCTCGATTTTTGAAAATCTGTATAATATTTCTGCTGGTACCTTTGATGATGCTTTCATGGAGCCTCAATTAGGGCTTGGTTCTCACAATAATGATGTTGCAGTAGATACATATGCTAATGAAAGCATTATGCAGGGAACATTGCAAGGTTGTGAATCTGTTGCTCTTGGTAGCAGTGTTTTAAACCCATTTGACAAGCAAAGTGATAATGCAAATAAGTCTTGCTTATCAGAGAATGCCAAGAGTGAGCAAGTTGACATACATCAAACCAACTCTATGGGTATGCCTGACTTTCGTTAG
- the LOC112706180 gene encoding uncharacterized protein isoform X2: MATAPEPSASAADDEERRRSLQIESLHLVDFRQLSQSELYALSLTSSPAQHRCQDDAVIPKIDRSVFNESAGSRKQTFSRLRLVPRGKQPKPAPSPPASAAHIPLDEENSKIIEMLQRLFGVESLRTAARDGGGGGTSVGYNALVPFQGEFKSPDPNVFALQNIPICDVADDSAMKKRKRGRPRKNENSMAIVPVASPLPPPPPPKKKEEGEGFVDPVSEEVKKRTVGLENEAQVVEFLEGLKGEWSSQRKKKMTVEASELGSFLPAGWKVLLSVKKRAGRASILCRRYVSPYGQQFESFKEVSAHLLSFCGEDINIVKSSYPDDSPQYNINVPSGSVLCYGPAGDVKPDADASCLSLASTSVESHHKTQVSVPSSTEREKLNTLNENSSSSLAGGCKLGDSIGGAFDYQTANYQSMMDGTHNVNSVRGCSIEEDRVLNQKTVDIIEVSGAACNPIPLVLPTPVTINECGIIQHCDEMNSVTCIRNGVSDFSTKCHETAPWGNAQTLVDNNGDGVSERLVEDEQNVGSGSNRPFPNAEGKRFLGNNLEISDGKLAKDDKQHILCSDQSEVKDVSSNSQLQSSSDGFSLSPSQKDIKHFSINCSDRMQSFLLTESAIGDCFDGELLPIDKRISLPTGYTNNVSLSTCTEGASDCGGVDDAPNLSVANNVNDNHDPPTVELVTSFAEEKNPLNDQNHRIDYLLQTSSKCNLLTPPDDEQPSIFENLYNISAGTFDDAFMEPQLGLGSHNNDVAVDTYANESIMQGTLQGCESVALGSSVLNPFDKQSDNANKSCLSENAKSEQVDIHQTNSMGMPDFR, translated from the exons ATGGCGACGGCGCCAGAGCCCTCCGCCTCCGCCGCAGACGACGAGGAACGCCGCCGCTCCCTTCAAATCGAGTCTCTCCATCTCGTGGACTTCCGCCAACTCTCCCAATCGGAGCTTTACGCGCTCTCCCTAACCTCCTCACCCGCCCAACACCGTTGCCAAGACGACGCCGTAATCCCTAAAATCGACCGCTCCGTCTTCAACGAGTCCGCCGGCAGCCGCAAGCAGACGTTCTCCCGCCTTCGCCTCGTACCGCGTGGTAAGCAACCCAAACCCGCCCCTTCCCCTCCCGCCTCCGCCGCCCACATTCCCCTTGACGAAGAAAACTCCAAAATCATAGAAATGCTTCAGAGGCTCTTCGGCGTCGAGTCTCTCCGCACCGCCGCGCGAGACGGCGGGGGAGGAGGCACCAGCGTAGGCTACAACGCACTCGTCCCCTTCCAGGGGGAGTTCAAGTCACCGGACCCGAACGTCTTCGCGCTCCAGAACATTCCGATCTGCGACGTCGCGGACGATAGCGCGATGAAGAAGCGGAAGCGAGGGCGGCCGCGGAAGAACGAGAATTCGATGGCGATTGTGCCAGTAGCATCGCCTCTTCCTCCGCCGCCTCCaccgaagaagaaggaagagggtgAGGGTTTTGTTGACCCGGTTTCGGAAGAGGTGAAGAAGAGGACGGTGGGGTTAGAGAATGAGGCTCAGGTTGTTGAGTTCTTGGAGGGTTTGAAGGGAGAGTGGAGTAgtcaaaggaagaagaaaatgacTGTGGAGGCGAGTGAGCTTGGTTCTTTCTTGCCGGCTGGGTGGAAGGTCTTGCTTTCTGTCAAGAAGAGAGCCGGTCGTGCTTCCATTCTTTGTCGCCGTTACGTAAG CCCTTATGGGCAGCAGTTTGAGTCGTTCAAGGAAGTCTCTGCACACTTGCTTTCGTTTTGTGGAGAAGATATAAATATTGTAAAATCTAGTTATCCCGATGACAGTCCGCAGTATAATATCAATGTGCCATCTGGAAGT GTTCTTTGTTACGGCCCTGCTGGAGACGTAAAGCCTGATGCTGATGCAAGCTGTCTAAGTTTAGCTAGTACATCTGTAGAATCTCACCATAAAACGCAAGTTAGTGTTCCATCATCAACTGAAAGAGAGAAGCTAAACACTCTGAATGAGAATTCCAGTAGCTCTTTGGCTGGGGGTTGTAAATTAGGAGATTCTATTGGTGGAGCCTTTGACTATCAAACTGCAAATTATCAATCCATGATGGATGGTACCCATAATGTAAATTCAGTTCGCGGATGTTCAATTGAGGAGGATAGAGTTCTAAATCAGAAGACAGTTGATATCATTGAAGTTAGTGGTGCTGCCTGCAATCCTATTCCTTTGGTTCTCCCAACTCCTGTCACCATTAATGAGTGTGGTATTATTCAACATTGTGATGAAATGAATTCTGTGACGTGCATAAGAAATGGTGTTAGTGATTTTAGTACCAAATGCCATGAAACTGCTCCCTGGGGAAATGCACAAACACTTGTTGACAACAATGGGGATGGTGTTTCTGAGAGACTAGTGGAAGATGAGCAGAATGTAGGTTCTGGAAGCAACAGGCCTTTTCCAAATGCTGAGGGGAAAAGGTTTTTAGGCAACAATTTAGAGATTAGTGATGGAAAGCTTGCTAAGGATGACAAGCAACACATTTTGTGTAGTGATCAGTCTGAAGTTAAAGATGTTTCTAGTAATTCTCAATTGCAGAGTAGTTCTGATGGATTTTCTCTTTCTCCATCTCAGAAAGATATAAAACATTTTTCTATAAATTGTTCAGACAGAATGCAGAGTTTTTTGCTGACAGAGTCTGCTATCGGAGACTGTTTTGACGGTGAATTATTACCTATTGACAAGAGAATTTCCCTTCCCACTGGCTACACAAATAATGTTTCTTTAAGCACGTGCACAGAAGGTGCCTCTGACTGTGGTGGGGTTGATGATGCCCCTAATCTTTCAGTAGCAAATAATGTCAATGATAATCACGATCCTCCAACTGTTGAGCTTGTGACAAGCTTTGCAGAGGAAAAGAATCCATTGAATGACCAAAATCACAGAATAGACTATTTGTTGCAGACAAGTTCGAAATGTAACTTACTAACTCCTCCTGATGATGAGCAACCCTCGATTTTTGAAAATCTGTATAATATTTCTGCTGGTACCTTTGATGATGCTTTCATGGAGCCTCAATTAGGGCTTGGTTCTCACAATAATGATGTTGCAGTAGATACATATGCTAATGAAAGCATTATGCAGGGAACATTGCAAGGTTGTGAATCTGTTGCTCTTGGTAGCAGTGTTTTAAACCCATTTGACAAGCAAAGTGATAATGCAAATAAGTCTTGCTTATCAGAGAATGCCAAGAGTGAGCAAGTTGACATACATCAAACCAACTCTATGGGTATGCCTGACTTTCGTTAG
- the LOC112705019 gene encoding protein FAR1-RELATED SEQUENCE 5-like, with amino-acid sequence MEFDTVLEAKDFWKSYGGMMDFDVRQLYANKCKLDNSVSSFRLVCAKEGQRRPDKRDHLTKQPRAETRTSCQVRMSLKFARDIKKYVICDLELNHNHILQIPETSHMMPSQRKISEVQALQIDLADEADIRPKETHELTNLQAGGKDVLGYTKQDQKNYLRSKRKRDLAYGEAGSLLKYFHRQLLDNPSFQYAIQLDNEEKITNIFWADARMVIDYAIFGDVITFDTTYCTNKENRPLGVFCGFNHHREIVIFGAALLYDESKESFIWLFESFLEAHMQKKPKTIFTDQDPAMASALVEKMPETYHGLCVWHIMQNAIRHLGNKLKDGSFILRDFKACMYNSEDQFQFQETWDALLQRYKVEDNSWLKSIYKVKEKWAHCYMKKVYTIGMRSTQLSESFNSDLKDFMRSNLDIIHFLKQFELAVGGKRYKELQAEYNARQKLPRLKMVHSPLLTHAAQVYTPNAFDLFQNEFDWSSAAYIISRIENNQMSEYQVAIFDKDGEYTVSGNVKDMIISCSCGMFETMGFLCCHCLKVLNVWDVKQIPAQYIMKRWTREAREMIVHDSDGKVVQSDTRADATARYKNICFKAIKLAARSSDFEVTSNFVEQVIEETYKKKRGKGRWGREFAAAVPRRRRHCFLSFGRWISPQLLGIRSSPLLFDIDASRSGKVDIVRRSLLAVSASPPRSVAGRRCFLSLELGLTAQLGALVLPSSSTETMHGMISGFSGLGLSLELLLLLCTTRQIVI; translated from the exons ATGGAATTTGACACAGTACTAGAAGCTAAAGACTTCTGGAAAAGTTATGGTGGAATGATGGATTTTGATGTTCGACAATTGTATGCAAATAAATGCAAGCTTGATAATTCTGTAAGTAGTTTTAGACTTGTTTGTGCAAAGGAAGGCCAACGAAGACCAGATAAACGGGATCATTTAACAAAGCAACCTCGCGCCGAGACTAGAACAAGTTGCCAAGTAAGAATGTCACTCAAGTTTGCTCgagatattaaaaaatatgtgatTTGTGACCTTGAGTTAAATCACAATCATATTTTGCAAATTCCGGAAACCAGTCATATGATGCCATCACAAAGAAAGATTTCAGAAGTACAAGCATTGCAAATAGATTTGGCAGATGAAGCTGACATAAGACCAAAGGAAACACATGAACTAACAAATTTACAAGCTGGTGGTAAAGATGTCCTTGGATATACCAAACAAGACCAAAAGAACTATCTTCGAAGCAAACGAAAGCGAGACTTGGCCTATGGTGAAGCAGGTAGTTTATTAAAGTATTTTCATCGGCAACTACTTGATAATCCCTCATTTCAATATGCTATACAGTTAGATAAcgaagagaaaataacaaatattttttgggCTGATGCAAGAATGGTTATTGATTATGCTATCTTTGGTGATGTAATCACATTTGACACTACATACtgcacaaacaaagaaaatagaccaTTGGGTGTTTTTTGTggattcaatcaccatcgagaaATAGTAATATTTGGCGCTGCTCTTTTGTATGACGAATCAAAAGAATCTTTTATATGGTTATTTGAATCATTTTTGGAAGCTCACATGCAAAAAAAGCCTAAAACTATTTTCACTGATCAAGATCCTGCTATGGCAAGTGCTTTGGTAGAAAAAATGCCTGAAACATATCATGGATTATGTGTCTGGCATATTATGCAAAATGCTATTCGACATTTAGGGAATAAGTTGAAAGATGGTTCTTTTATCTTGAGAGATTTCAAAGCTTGTATGTATAATTCTGAAGATCAGTTTCAATTTCAAGAGACATGGGATGCATTGCTTCAAAGATACAAAGTGGAAGACAATTCTTGGTTGAAGAGTATTTATAAAGTGAAGGAAAAATGGGCTCATTGCTATATGAAGAAGGTGTATACTATTGGAATGCGAAGTACTCAACTTAGTGAAAGTTTTAACAGTGATTTGAAAGATTTTATGCGGTCAAATTTAGACATAATACATTTTCTCAAACAGTTTGAGCTAGCTGTTGGTGGCAAGCGATACAAAGAGCTACAAGCTGAATACAATGCAAGACAAAAGCTTCCTAGACTTAAGATGGTTCATTCGCCGTTATTGACGCATGCTGCACAGGTATATACTCCTAATGCATTTGATTTATTTCAAAATGAGTTTGATTGGAGTTCTGCTGCATATATTATTTCTCGTATAGAGAACAATCAAATGTCTGAATATCAAGTTGCTATTTTtgataaagatggagaatacactGTATCCGGCAATGTGAAAGATATGATTATTTCTTGTAGTTGTGGAATGTTCGAAACAATGGGATTCTTATGTTGTCATTGTTTAAAAGTTTTAAATGTTTGGGATGTGAAGCAAATTCCGGCTCAATACATTATGAAAAGATGGACTAGAGAAGCAAGAGAGATGATTGTTCATGACTCAGATGGAAAAGTTGTTCAAAGTGATACTAGAGCGGATGCTACAGCACGGTACAAGAATATATGTTTCAAAGCAATCAAATTAGCTGCTCGATCATCAGATTTTGAAGTAACATCTAATTTTGTTGAGCAAGTTATAGAGGAGACATATAAGAAG aagagggggaagggaaggtgGGGAAGGGAGTTCGCCGCTGCTGTTCCTCGCCGCCGCCGCCACTGCTTTCTGTCGTTCGGTCGCTGGATCTCGCCGCAACTCCTCGGCATTCGGTCCTCGCCGCTGCTCTTCGACATTGACGCCAGCAGATCCGGCAAGGTGGACATTGTGCGCCGCTCGCTGCTCGCCGTTTCTGCTTCTCCTCCTCGCTCGGTCGCCGGTCGTCGCTGCTTCCTATCATTAGAACTGGGATTAACAGCCCAGCTAGGAGCCTTGGTGCTGCCATCATCTTCAACAGAGACCATGCATGGAATGATCAG TGGATTTTCTGGGTTGGGCCTTTCATTGGAGCTGCTCTTGCTACTGTGTACCACCAGACAGATAGTCATCTGA